One genomic segment of Spirochaetota bacterium includes these proteins:
- a CDS encoding type II toxin-antitoxin system HicB family antitoxin: MGKYKYEVILFWSTDDNAFIAEVPELSGCAADGKTYEEALKNVEVIFDEWIETAKSLDRPIPEPKGRLAYA, encoded by the coding sequence ATGGGCAAGTATAAATACGAAGTGATCTTATTTTGGAGCACTGACGACAATGCATTCATTGCCGAAGTCCCGGAACTTTCCGGATGCGCAGCGGACGGTAAAACATACGAAGAAGCCCTGAAGAACGTCGAGGTCATATTCGATGAATGGATAGAAACAGCGAAGAGTCTCGATCGCCCTATACCTGAGCCCAAGGGACGTCTTGCATACGCATGA